One bacterium genomic window carries:
- a CDS encoding tetratricopeptide repeat protein — protein MNGFTSSFFLVNFLLQLLGFSSGQYLERRVDMDVAVFWRNQALAAPRCSYTRIDCYNKALARDSGYLAARCELADVYYELGITYGHRDLFRAAADCLEAAAALEPDDPEIHRRLGRVYFLLRDFDGSRRELERTRALSPQANPVPGP, from the coding sequence GTGAACGGCTTCACCTCGAGTTTCTTTCTGGTCAATTTTCTCCTGCAGCTGCTGGGGTTCAGCTCGGGCCAGTACCTGGAACGCCGGGTGGACATGGACGTGGCGGTGTTCTGGCGCAATCAGGCCCTGGCCGCCCCCCGATGCTCCTATACCCGGATAGACTGCTATAACAAGGCGCTGGCGAGGGACTCCGGGTACCTGGCCGCCCGGTGCGAGCTGGCCGACGTTTACTACGAGCTGGGCATAACCTACGGGCACCGCGACCTTTTTCGGGCCGCGGCCGATTGCCTGGAGGCGGCCGCCGCCCTGGAGCCGGACGACCCGGAAATCCACCGCCGGTTGGGCCGCGTGTACTTTCTCCTGCGCGATTTCGACGGCAGCCGCCGCGAGTTGGAACGAACCCGGGCCCTTTCTCCGCAAGCGAACCCGGTCCCGGGACCATGA
- a CDS encoding helix-hairpin-helix domain-containing protein, which produces MKGRGPGRTFLVLVIAFTAAAAWAKVNINTATQAELESLPGIGKVKAERIIQYREKHSGFRRLEELMDVYGIGPKTFEALEPLCCLYDEIGTGARAEAGSPGSGQGPRSTEPLPGSMEVKCWKCGKVFEVPRAAREGTCPYCSAKFKVSR; this is translated from the coding sequence ATGAAGGGGAGGGGACCGGGACGAACGTTCCTCGTCCTGGTCATCGCGTTTACGGCCGCAGCGGCGTGGGCCAAGGTCAACATCAACACCGCCACCCAGGCCGAACTGGAAAGCCTTCCGGGGATCGGGAAGGTCAAGGCCGAACGCATCATCCAGTACCGGGAAAAGCACAGCGGTTTCCGGCGGCTGGAAGAACTGATGGACGTTTACGGCATCGGCCCCAAAACGTTCGAAGCACTCGAACCCCTCTGTTGCCTTTATGACGAAATCGGAACCGGGGCCCGGGCAGAGGCCGGGTCCCCGGGTTCCGGACAGGGCCCGCGCTCGACCGAACCCCTGCCGGGGAGCATGGAGGTTAAATGCTGGAAGTGCGGCAAGGTCTTCGAAGTGCCCAGAGCCGCCCGGGAAGGAACCTGCCCGTACTGTTCGGCCAAATTCAAGGTTTCCCGGTGA
- a CDS encoding UPF0280 family protein, whose amino-acid sequence MKRTVGTLEYRTKTGAGDLTIFEVREGESDLRVAAERDYSREAAAALSRIRRGLKEFTAREPRFGSTFLPWFPAGAVPAPLRRMAEAAARFNLGPMAAVAGAVAEAVGQALPGTEAIVENGGDLFIRSARGRFVEILPGPGHPLAGKLTLAVPPAPGGIGIATSSGRWGRSISFGNADSVTVVADDPIWADAGATSLANRVAREDRARNPRTGDYLLEAGGVRGFLIVCGGTVHLRGRISLA is encoded by the coding sequence GTGAAACGAACCGTCGGCACTCTGGAGTACCGTACGAAAACCGGCGCCGGAGACCTGACTATTTTCGAAGTAAGGGAGGGGGAATCCGACCTGCGGGTGGCGGCGGAGCGCGATTATTCCCGGGAAGCGGCGGCGGCTCTGTCCCGGATCCGGAGAGGGCTCAAGGAGTTCACGGCCCGGGAGCCCCGGTTCGGATCCACCTTTCTCCCCTGGTTCCCGGCCGGAGCCGTCCCCGCCCCCTTGCGGCGCATGGCCGAGGCCGCGGCCCGGTTCAACCTGGGCCCCATGGCGGCGGTGGCGGGCGCCGTGGCCGAAGCGGTGGGACAAGCCCTGCCGGGAACGGAAGCGATCGTCGAAAACGGCGGCGACCTCTTCATCCGCTCCGCCCGCGGGCGTTTCGTGGAGATTCTTCCCGGCCCGGGCCACCCCCTGGCGGGGAAACTGACGTTGGCGGTGCCCCCGGCCCCCGGAGGAATCGGCATAGCCACTTCCTCGGGACGCTGGGGCCGCTCGATCAGCTTCGGGAACGCCGATTCGGTCACGGTGGTGGCCGACGACCCCATCTGGGCCGACGCCGGCGCCACGTCGCTGGCCAACCGCGTCGCCCGGGAAGATCGGGCCCGCAACCCCCGAACGGGCGACTACCTGCTGGAAGCGGGCGGGGTGCGCGGCTTCCTGATCGTCTGCGGCGGAACCGTTCACCTCCGGGGGCGGATTTCCCTGGCCTAG
- a CDS encoding C1 family peptidase — MLVCAFAIFAVSAPLPRAEAAGPTPEDQALLEEMRQEIAAQGYGFTVDWDPHLNSDAWFTPDRSAKDRLPRALPPRTAAPLPTAFSWADYDALTPVRDQGYVCAGGWAFAMGGVVESLFKMSYGLDLDISEQWIIECNTLGYDCIPSHDAYFCYQFLCDQPALDGEAGIVPESEFFYADTDVLPCSTNYPYLKVGRLDSFLLVGDDGDLSDPEPRVEDIKRAIYETGPVSVMLGADIYFSGYSGGIFDYDIREPEAVQAVVLYGWDDSQGDHGVWFLRNSFGTGWGEPMSYSTGISPGPDRGYMRIAYGASRVGIDAQYAEFQPSTQRRSYSVRRFENDFTGGGTAQNWKADEALWQYALPFTFPFYRRPYNNIWVSSNGYISFSAGTCLWNADIDTLRSTRMIAPFWIDLSTADTGRDIYIDEQTDNVTIRWNAIQPGLPTIAIQAELILNRDGSFQINYGDGNIFAGFYPVVGFSDGNGIDFQLTDCNGRWNLQSDFPETNNYTGAFCPGVLKSRRVLSRTFTPISSAAGIVDGDYSGNGKSDIAVLRSYRGKWSIRGFSNVYYGAAGDLPVSGDYDGDGTADIAVFRPSTGLWAVRGVTAAYYGILGDKAVPADYNGDGKTDIAVFRPDTAAWSVRNLSHFYHGKRMDVPLPGDYNGDGRAEAAVYRPLTGGWMIRGMGSRWLGTYGDIPVPGDYSGDGSTYPAIFRPSSGLWVIQGLSRLYFGAPGDSPVPLDYSGVDALRLGIFRPSSGLWVVRQVTRAYFGATGDTPVTK; from the coding sequence ATGCTGGTTTGCGCCTTCGCGATCTTTGCCGTATCCGCCCCGTTGCCGCGAGCGGAGGCGGCGGGGCCCACCCCGGAGGACCAGGCGCTTTTGGAAGAAATGCGCCAGGAGATCGCGGCGCAGGGCTACGGATTCACCGTGGACTGGGATCCTCACCTCAACTCCGACGCCTGGTTCACCCCGGACCGCTCGGCCAAGGACAGACTGCCCCGGGCCCTTCCTCCCCGTACCGCCGCTCCCTTGCCGACCGCCTTCAGCTGGGCGGACTACGACGCCCTGACCCCGGTCCGGGACCAGGGGTACGTCTGCGCCGGCGGCTGGGCCTTCGCCATGGGGGGGGTGGTCGAATCTCTCTTCAAGATGAGCTACGGCCTCGATCTGGATATCTCCGAACAGTGGATCATCGAGTGCAACACCCTGGGGTACGACTGCATCCCCAGCCACGACGCCTACTTCTGCTACCAGTTTCTCTGCGACCAGCCGGCCCTCGACGGCGAAGCCGGGATCGTCCCCGAATCCGAGTTTTTCTACGCCGACACCGACGTCCTTCCCTGTTCCACCAACTACCCTTACCTCAAGGTCGGCCGGCTGGACAGTTTTCTCCTGGTGGGAGACGACGGCGACCTCAGCGACCCCGAGCCCCGGGTCGAGGATATCAAGCGCGCCATCTACGAAACCGGCCCGGTCTCGGTCATGCTGGGCGCCGATATTTATTTCAGCGGCTATTCGGGGGGGATTTTCGACTACGACATCCGTGAACCGGAAGCGGTCCAGGCCGTGGTCCTGTACGGCTGGGACGATTCCCAGGGCGACCACGGGGTCTGGTTCCTCCGCAACAGCTTCGGAACCGGCTGGGGCGAGCCCATGAGCTACAGCACCGGAATCTCCCCCGGTCCCGACCGGGGCTACATGCGCATCGCCTACGGCGCCAGCCGGGTGGGGATCGACGCTCAATACGCCGAATTCCAGCCCTCGACCCAGCGGCGCTCCTACAGTGTGAGGCGGTTCGAGAACGATTTTACGGGAGGGGGCACCGCCCAAAACTGGAAAGCGGACGAGGCGCTCTGGCAGTACGCGCTGCCCTTCACCTTCCCCTTCTACCGGCGCCCCTACAACAATATCTGGGTGTCTTCCAACGGCTACATATCCTTCTCCGCCGGGACCTGTCTCTGGAACGCCGATATCGACACCCTGCGCTCCACCCGCATGATCGCTCCCTTCTGGATCGACCTTTCCACGGCCGACACGGGCCGGGACATCTACATCGACGAGCAGACCGACAACGTCACCATCCGCTGGAACGCCATCCAGCCCGGGCTTCCCACCATCGCCATCCAGGCCGAACTCATTCTCAACCGCGACGGCAGTTTCCAGATCAACTACGGCGACGGCAACATCTTCGCCGGTTTCTACCCGGTCGTCGGCTTCTCCGACGGCAACGGTATCGACTTTCAGCTTACCGACTGCAACGGGCGCTGGAACCTCCAGTCCGATTTCCCCGAAACCAACAATTACACCGGGGCTTTCTGCCCCGGGGTGCTCAAATCCCGCCGGGTGCTCTCCCGCACCTTTACCCCGATCAGCTCCGCCGCCGGAATCGTCGACGGCGACTACAGCGGCAACGGGAAATCCGATATCGCGGTGCTGCGGTCCTACCGGGGCAAGTGGAGCATCCGGGGATTTTCGAACGTATACTACGGCGCGGCCGGCGACCTCCCGGTCTCCGGCGACTACGACGGCGACGGCACCGCCGACATCGCCGTTTTCCGGCCCTCCACCGGCCTCTGGGCCGTCCGCGGCGTCACCGCCGCCTACTACGGAATTCTGGGCGACAAGGCCGTTCCCGCCGATTACAACGGGGACGGCAAAACCGACATCGCCGTTTTCCGGCCCGATACCGCCGCCTGGAGCGTCCGGAACCTCAGCCACTTCTACCACGGCAAACGCATGGACGTCCCTCTCCCGGGGGATTACAACGGCGACGGCAGAGCCGAAGCCGCCGTCTACCGGCCCTTGACCGGCGGCTGGATGATCCGGGGGATGGGTTCCCGGTGGCTGGGCACCTACGGGGACATTCCCGTCCCCGGAGATTACTCCGGGGACGGCAGCACCTACCCGGCGATCTTCCGGCCTTCCTCCGGGCTCTGGGTGATCCAGGGCCTTTCCCGGCTCTACTTCGGGGCTCCCGGAGATTCGCCGGTGCCGCTCGACTATTCGGGGGTGGACGCCCTGCGCTTGGGCATATTCCGTCCCTCCAGCGGCCTCTGGGTCGTCCGGCAAGTCACCCGCGCCTACTTCGGAGCCACCGGGGATACCCCCGTCACCAAATAA